The Plasmodium yoelii strain 17X genome assembly, chromosome: 8 genome includes a region encoding these proteins:
- a CDS encoding tetratricopeptide repeat protein, putative: protein MKRKDNKMCETNMSENDRIILKKKEDTLFKMLRNNDIESKSSLNSIWIENFYNDIKNIANKIENFSNQSNKKEAYKKYMLAFNINVNDACIYFKDILINIFKIYDERKLDYILYIKKHAKKTNNILFLKYLYNINVLQEDISICPFSCDNYTNNVIDKFYKIYNKYDESKEIKRLHINLEICRKCICNIFKFLGDLFRYKYKIFNGDEKENEFNSYINYYRSLYYSRSNGYLFTQLSLLYTNINPIKALYFHFLSLISYQPSKSRDTIIIYMEKILDKRNTEEAILQFVKDVYQFNDEHDERDESDEEETDNNSDHTCVNNKKIKRIIKKRSKSIEHRRKSRKSKHSHKRREYNNSSIEHDIETCSSIEIHSHRKNVTGTYSSSSSSSSGRSCSENGNDTCSSTKSFRSNTNKKTKHDYIDDEKNGKNRKNEHRRNRRNGRNGKNGKNGSSGDELTKKEYLRKNRNKKKMYISKKKNKRKSDTYKELKETIVKFYISYFKIMKLLFSKIDMNKFEKKKNKFMYYTNKYVKIQYYNKIDNDLIFKNIIVIVFTLLSMIIYIITNQYEIKRNRIDKFFYGKVDINKYIYKNEQIYFSFILIHEILLSCKSFYNNFDSKYLSIFIYIMYWIHNEPSLNNTHITKLDEEDNEEKNNLIKQYHEYYKKKATVGFGYNNYKKKYSEKQKCCKNTDHEYLKNSDIINSIKNLIYSIKIKEDVKFDIRLLYYILDEDSCVHPFLNDLEFLVENIQLPKYQDNRNSQINTYSIQELSDFDDSDEEDIIFLKKTIFGKPSSFSTDKKLKKEKNKLSKYNELYENYELCSNYESTSNDSCSGYSNILSNDKKKKKKKKVKQYENFQKINNTNLMVNKNKHKKNDEEIYQMDQLENKIRIIRFYSILNSKNKIDTKNKMSEENKSTILKQTNTEYLKTNIKKNNSKRIKMIKNIEIFSKDVKYKQADNDPLVSCIIANKKLKKKSENTDSPSDDMNNKSDTSDVYHSDANHLKSESENSKIAMITNSNHSDEDTEDKSLYQIKAHKNRRKSGSRNSSSGDSDTRKSDTRKSDTRKSDTRKIGSRSSGSRNSGSRNSGSRSSGSRNSSSGDSDTRKSDTRKSDTRKIGSRSSGSRNSGSRNTGSRNSSSGDSDTRKSDTRKSDTRKSDTRKTGSRNSGSRNSGSRNSGSRNSSSRDGGSRDSGSRNSSSRNSTSGYVSNDATSEDYEDNDSKINKTILNKLCDSKKLTKRQDSLNNNTDIIKTYHENIIPKNEETPKRGIDVCHISVKNNNEDLYNNRKNILNDIYVQKNSNFGESTKCTKLEYLPFSPTQKDSLYDCLQTSIINNGNNNNGNNNNGNNNNGNNNNGNNNGNNNNGNSSSGNNSSGNNSSVNNEIKKGTYEEIVNDVIRNYRNKKEGDISLNILNSNLYFNERNKKVVLLDGKNIGTRYQSNYIKYFDIFRIKTVLDYYKLNEYKVKIIIPQEYVIQHSDTLNIRQLIQNKSQKESTHYTSNGIDEKNYHINANYYSNNHIYKNNGYDINNKIVENNENIEFSLNTKDLLFFKHLNMLGCLITHPLENYYQFCIYIIQKFNSGFVTNITISELASKLHKYEQAIQPIFPHLISYTFLGDEFLPNPDFKWPISNNMG, encoded by the coding sequence atgaagagaaaagataataaaatgtgtGAAACTAATATGTCAGAGAATGATCGAataattctaaaaaaaaaagaggatactctttttaaaatgttaagaaataATGATATAGAATCCAAATCTTCGTTGAACTCCATATGGAtagaaaatttttataatgatataaaaaatatagcaaacaaaattgaaaatttttCAAATCAAAGTAACAAAAAAGAAgcttataaaaaatacatgtTAGCATTCAATATAAACGTTAATGATGCttgtatatatttcaaagacattttaattaatatatttaaaatatatgatgaaAGAAAATTAGATTACATATTATACATAAAGAAACATGCCAAAAAAACgaacaatattttatttttgaaatatctatataatataaatgtgcTTCAAGAAGACATAAGCATTTGCCCATTTAGTTGCGATAATTATACTAATAATGTTATagataaattttataaaatatataataagtaTGATGAAAGTAAAGAAATTAAACGATTACATATCAATTTAGAAATATGTAGAAAatgtatatgtaatatatttaaatttcttGGGGATTTGtttagatataaatataaaatatttaatggAGATGAGAAGGAAAATGAatttaattcatatataaattattatagaTCTTTATACTATTCCAGATCTAATGGCTATTTATTTACTCagttatcattattatatacaaatataaatccTATAAAAGCTttgtattttcattttttatcacTAATATCATATCAGCCATCTAAAAGTAGggatactattattatttatatggaaaaaatattagataAAAGAAATACAGAAGAAGCGATTTTGCAATTCGTTAAGGATGTCTATCAGTTTAATGACGAACATGACGAACGGGACGAAAGTGATGAGGAGGAGACAGACAACAATAGTGATCATACTTGTGTGaataataagaaaataaaaaggatcataaaaaaaaggtCTAAATCAATTGAGCATCGAAGAAAATCTAGAAAAAGCAAACATTCACATAAGAGAagagaatataataatagtagtatAGAACATGATATTGAAACATGTAGTAGTATTGAAATACATAGTCATAGAAAAAATGTTACTGGGACATATAGTAGTAGCAGTAGTAGTAGTAGTGGCAGGAGTTGTAGCGAAAATGGTAATGATACTTGTAGTAGCACTAAATCTTTTAGGagtaatacaaataaaaagaCTAAGCATGATTATATAGATGATgagaaaaatggaaaaaaccGAAAAAATGAGCATAGAAGAAATAGAAGAAATGGAAGGAATGGAAAGAATGGAAAGAATGGAAGCTCTGGGGACGAACtaacaaaaaaagaatatttacGAAAAAATCgtaataagaaaaaaatgtatatttctaaaaaaaaaaataaaagaaaaagtgATACATACaaagaattaaaagaaacaattgtaaaattttatattagttaTTTTAAGATtatgaaattattattttcaaaaattgatatgaataaatttgaaaaaaaaaaaaataaatttatgtattatacaaataaatatgtaaaaattcaatactataataaaatagataacgatctaatatttaaaaatattattgttattgttTTTACTTTGTTAAGTatgatcatatatattattactaatcAATATGAGATAAAAAGAAATAGAATAGACAAATTTTTTTACGGAAAAgttgatataaataaatatatatataaaaatgagcaaatatatttttcatttattttaattcatgaaattttattatcatgtAAATCTTTTTATAACAATTTTgattcaaaatatttatctatatttatatatataatgtattggATTCATAATGAACCAAGTTTAAACAACACACACATAACTAAACTAGATGAGGAAGacaatgaagaaaaaaataatttaattaagcAATATCAtgaatattataagaaaaaagcAACAGTTGGTTTtggttataataattataagaaGAAATATAgtgaaaaacaaaaatgttGTAAAAATACCGATCacgaatatttaaaaaatagtgacattataaatagtattaaaaatttgatatatagtataaaaattaaagaagaTGTAAAATTTGATATTCGTTTGTTGTATTATATACTTGATGAAGATTCATGTGTTCATCCATTTTTGAATGATTTAGAATTTTTAGTAGAAAATATTCAATTACCAAAATATCAGGATAATAGAAATAGTCAAATTAATACTTATTCTATTCAAGAGTTGAGTGATTTTGATGATTCTGATGAAGaagatattatatttttaaaaaaaacaatttttggAAAACCATCTTCATTTTCTAcagataaaaaattaaaaaaagaaaagaataAGTTAAGTAAATATAATGAGTTGTACGAAAATTATGAATTGTGTAGTAACTATGAAAGTACATCAAATGACAGTTGTAGTGGTTATTCGAATATTCTAagtaatgataaaaaaaaaaaaaaaaaaaaaaaagtgaaacaatatgaaaattttcaaaaaataaataatacaaatttgatggtaaacaaaaataaacacaaaaaaaatgacgaaGAAATATATCAGATGGATcaattagaaaataaaataagaataatacgattttattctattttgaatagcaaaaataaaattgacaccaaaaataaaatgtctgaagaaaataaatctacaattttaaaacaaaCCAATactgaatatttaaaaacaaatattaagaaaaataattcaaaacGAATTAAAATGATCAAAAATATCGAAATATTTTCTAAAGATGTTAAATACAAGCAAGCTGATAATGACCCATTAGTATCCTGCATAAttgcaaataaaaaattaaaaaaaaaatcagaaAATACAGATTCGCCATCTGAtgatatgaataataaaagtgATACTTCTGATGTTTATCACAGTGATGCTAATCACTTAAAATCTGAATCGGAGAATTCGAAAATCGCAATGATAACCAATTCTAATCATTCAGACGAAGATACTGAGGATAAAAGTTTATACCAAATTAAGGCTCATAAAAATCGTAGAAAAAGTGGTTCCAGAAATAGCAGCTCTGGAGATAGTGACACAAGGAAAAGCGATACAAGGAAAAGTGACACAAGGAAAAGTGATACACGAAAAATTGGTTCTAGAAGTAGCGGTTCTCGAAATAGCGGTTCTAGAAATAGCGGTTCTAGAAGTAGCGGTTCTAGAAATAGCAGCTCTGGAGATAGTGACACAAGAAAAAGCGATACAAGGAAAAGCGATACACGAAAAATTGGTTCTAGAAGTAGCGGTTCTCGAAATAGCGGTTCTCGAAATACCGGTTCCAGAAATAGCAGCTCTGGAGATAGTGACACAAGAAAAAGCGATACAAGGAAAAGCGATACACGAAAAAGTGATACAAGAAAAACCGGTTCTAGAAATAGCGGTTCTAGAAATAGCGGTTCTAGAAATAGCGGTTCCAGAAATAGCAGCTCTAGAGATGGCGGTTCTAGAGATAGCGGGTCGAGAAATAGCAGCTCTAGGAATAGTACATCGGGGTATGTTAGCAATGATGCAACTTCTGAAGATTATGAGGATAACGACAGTAAAatcaataaaacaattttaaacAAATTGTGTGATTCCAAAAAACTCACAAAAAGACAGGattcattaaataataatactgatataataaaaacatatcatgaaaatattattccAAAAAATGAAGAGACACCCAAAAGGGGAATAGATGTATGTCATATCTctgttaaaaataataatgaagatttatacaataatagaaaaaatattttaaatgatatttatgttcagaaaaattcaaattttGGAGAATCTACAAAATGCACCAAATTGGAATATCTACCTTTTTCCCCAACACAAAAAGATAGCTTATATGATTGCTTACAAACGTCAATCATTAATAAtggcaataataataatggcaataataataatggcaataataataatggcaataataataatggcaataataatggaaataataataatggcaATAGTAGTAGTGGCAATAATAGCAGTGGCAATAATAGCAGTGtcaataatgaaataaagaAAGGGACATATGAAGAAATCGTCAATGATGTGATAAGAAATTACCGAAATAAAAAGGAAGGTGATATaagtttaaatatattgaatagtaatttatattttaatgagAGAAATAAAAAGGTAGTTTTATTagatggaaaaaatattgGGACACGATATCAAagtaattatataaaatattttgatatatttagaaTTAAAACTGTATtagattattataaattaaatgaatataaagtTAAGATAATTATACCACAAGAATATGTTATACAACATTCCGACACACTTAATATTCGTCAATTAATTCAAAACAAATCTCAAAAAGAATCAACACATTATACTTCTAACGGAATAgacgaaaaaaattatcatattAATGCTAACTATTATAGTAATaaccatatatataaaaataatggatatgatataaataataaaattgtagAGAATAATGAGAATATTGAATTTTCTCTTAATACAaaagatttattattttttaaacatttGAATATGTTAGGATGTTTAATAACACATCCTttagaaaattattatcagttttgtatatatataatacaaaaatttAATTCAGGGTTTGTTACAAATATCACTATATCTGAATTAGCTAGTAAATTGCATAAATATGAACAAGCAATACAACCTATATTTCCACATCTAATTTCTTATACATTTCTTGGTGATGAATTTTTACCCAACCCAGATTTTAAATGGCCAATATCGAACAATATGGGATAA